Below is a window of Candidatus Neptunochlamydia vexilliferae DNA.
TTTGTGACGATGAGGTACTTTTCCTGCTTGCGTTGTCATAGTATAAATGATTTTTGGAATTTGGTCAGTAAGTTCATGAAAATGGAGCGCTGTCCAGTAAGCAATCGCTCCTTCTTGAGCGACTCCCATAGCTATTTCAAACTCGTGAATAGGGGTTTGTCCTGTCATTGAAGGGCCTAACGCATAGAGCCCTTTTCTAAGACGAATAAGCCAACCTTGTTTTGTGAGTCGACTAAGAGCATTTGCGGTAGAGGCCCCTTCAAAGCCAAATTTTTTGGCATGATTCCTAAAGGTTTCTGGTGAAAAAACCCTTATCCGGGCTTCGGCAAGCTCTTTTACAACAGTAGAAGCGGGGTTTTCTGGAAT
It encodes the following:
- a CDS encoding type IV toxin-antitoxin system AbiEi family antitoxin domain-containing protein — its product is MSYDISIKKLHFITIIVRMSRKNIPENPASTVVKELAEARIRVFSPETFRNHAKKFGFEGASTANALSRLTKQGWLIRLRKGLYALGPSMTGQTPIHEFEIAMGVAQEGAIAYWTALHFHELTDQIPKIIYTMTTQAGKVPHRHKGNYGTCEIEGVRYRFVLVNPENFFGLEKIWVGETRIAITDLEKTLIDALGKPHLCGGIGQLLLPKGRSL